GCGCTCATCGCCCAGCGAGCCGGTGGCGAGCGCCGAGTACTTGTCGAAGTCGTCGTTGCGGGTCCGGCCGAAGTTGTACGAGCCGCCCTCACCGAGGTTCGAGCTCATCTTCGTCACGAGCGGGTACGGGTGGGGCGCCGCGCTCAGGTACGGGAACACGATGACGTCCCAGTCGCCCTCGTCGCCGTAGACGATGGCGCCGGCCTGGGCCTGCGTGCCGTTCGTGACCTTGACGTCGATGCCGACCTTGCGTAGGGCGTCCGCGACGTAGTCCGGGCCGGAGTTCTGCACGTCGTAGCCGAGCAGGCGCACCGTCAGCTTCTTGCCGCCGGGACCGTAGCCCGCGGCCTCGAGGTCGGCCTTGGCCTGGTCCTCGTCGAACTTCAGGCCGATGTCGCCGTTGGCTTCGGTGTAGCAGTCCATGTTCGGGGTGATGACCGTGTTCACCGGCTCGCCGACGCCGAAGGACGCGGCCTTCGTGTACGCGGCCGCGTCGATCGCCTGGGCGACGACCCGGCGCAGGCGCTCGTCGGACATGGGCGCCTCGGGACGCTGGTTGAACGTCAGCGAGTCGGCCTCGAAGGCCTTGCCCTGGATGAGCTCGTGGTTGCCCTCGAGTCGCTCCGAGTCGCGGCCCAGGATGCCCGCGATGTCGGTCTCGCCGGTCTCGAAGAGGTTGGCGCGCGTCGCGTCGTTCGTGATGACGCGGAACGTGATCTTCGCCGGGACGCTCTTGGGGTCCTCGAGCGCGGGCGATCCCCACGCCTCGAGCTCGTAGGTGTCGCCGCGCTTGAGCGAGGTGACCTTGTAGGGGCCCGAGCCCTGCGGGGCCGTGGCGAGCGCCTCGGTGTCCTCCAGGCCCTTCGGGCAGATCACGAAGGCGGTCGACATGCTGTCGAGCAGGTCCGAGTGGGGGTCGTTGACCTCGACCGAGACGGTCCGTGCGGCGTCGTCCGCGACGATCTCCTTCACGCCGCCGGCACCGAAGAGGCGGCCCGTGTAGATGGAGCCCGTCTTCGGATCGGCGAGGCGCTTCATCGAGTTCGCGATGTCGGTGGCAGTGAGGTCCGTGCCGTCGCTGCACTTCAGGCCCTCACGGAAGGTCATGTCGATCTTCGTCGTGGTGACCTCCCAGTCCGTGGCCATGGCGGGGACGTACTCGCCCGTCTTCATGTCGCGGCGGACGGGGGTGTCGTAGAGCGCCTCGTACATCTGCACCGAGCCCTGGTCGGCGGCGGTGAGGAACGGGTCGAAGGTGTCCACGTCGTTGCGCAGGTCCATCACGACGCTGTCGGGCGCCTGTCCCGCGACACGGTCGCCGCCCTCGTCGGAGCCTCCGCAGGCAGCGAGGATCGAGGTCGCCAGCGCGAGCGCGCCGGCGAGGCCGACCGTGCGGCGCCACGGACGGGTTCGGGGAGAGTTCATCGGTCATCCTTCGTCGAGGGGCCTGAATCCGAATTCAGTTTCTTGAGACGAGTGTGACCGAGGTCACGACAAATATCAATACTGAACTCAGTTTCATTTACACCGAAGGCCGGCCCCGCCGGGTGAGGGAACCCAGGAGGACCGGCCGCTCGCGGCGTGGAGGCTCAGCCCTTCACGCGGATCGTCCGCAGATCGGTGGTGCGGTAGCCCGTCTCGAAGGTCAGGTCCTTCGAGAAGTAGTTGGCGATCGGCCACATCATCGGCACGACGTCGGCACGCTCGAGCAGGGCCGCCTCGGCCTTGCTCCAGTTCTCGCACCGCTCGTCACCGGTGGTCGCGGGTGCCAGCGCGGCGTACTTGTCGAACTCGGCGTTCTTGATGCGACCGAAGTTGTACGAGCCGCCCTCGCCGAGGTTCGAGCTCATCTTCGTCACGGCCGGGTACAGGTGCGGCGCCGGGGCGTTCATCGGGAAGACCAGCAGGTCCCACTCCCCCGAGTCGCCGTAGACGATGCCCGCGGCCTGGGCCAGCGTGCCGTTGGTGATCTCGACCTTCATGCCGATCTCGCGCAGCGCGTCGGCGACGTACTCCGGGCCGGAGTTCTGCAGGTCGTAGCCCAGCAGGCGCACCGTGAGCTCCTTGCCGCCGGCTCCGTAGCCCGCGGCCTCGAGGTCGGCCTTGGCCTGGTCCTTGTCGAACTTGGGCTTCAGGTCGCCGTTGCTCTCGACGTAGCAGTCCATGTTGGGCGTGGCGAGCGTGTCGATCGCCTCGCCGACGTCGAACGACGCGGCCTTCGTGTAGGACTCGGCGTCGAGCGCCTGCGCCACGACGCGACGCAGGGTCTCGTCGGCGAACGGCGCACCGTCGCGCTGGTTGAACACGACCGAGTC
This genomic interval from Aeromicrobium choanae contains the following:
- a CDS encoding ABC transporter substrate-binding protein, giving the protein MNSPRTRPWRRTVGLAGALALATSILAACGGSDEGGDRVAGQAPDSVVMDLRNDVDTFDPFLTAADQGSVQMYEALYDTPVRRDMKTGEYVPAMATDWEVTTTKIDMTFREGLKCSDGTDLTATDIANSMKRLADPKTGSIYTGRLFGAGGVKEIVADDAARTVSVEVNDPHSDLLDSMSTAFVICPKGLEDTEALATAPQGSGPYKVTSLKRGDTYELEAWGSPALEDPKSVPAKITFRVITNDATRANLFETGETDIAGILGRDSERLEGNHELIQGKAFEADSLTFNQRPEAPMSDERLRRVVAQAIDAAAYTKAASFGVGEPVNTVITPNMDCYTEANGDIGLKFDEDQAKADLEAAGYGPGGKKLTVRLLGYDVQNSGPDYVADALRKVGIDVKVTNGTQAQAGAIVYGDEGDWDVIVFPYLSAAPHPYPLVTKMSSNLGEGGSYNFGRTRNDDFDKYSALATGSLGDERCENWGKAEAALLEQTNLVPLLWPIANYFADGLTFNATYRTVDLRSIRAVE